A section of the Gavia stellata isolate bGavSte3 unplaced genomic scaffold, bGavSte3.hap2 HAP2_SCAFFOLD_154, whole genome shotgun sequence genome encodes:
- the LOC132321610 gene encoding uncharacterized protein LOC132321610: MFSAAFTRSWFYRTSMGWKVQRWQKMESAQAIRAALMRTYSGIALRAPKEQLLTRVDKEIRERALQVCTHVLGACKERFELMRGRPCKRFGSLVGLLATLTSDCLATSRQRAWVCLGYLLQMQARTMEVVPQADEIRCLGEELNSPDTVQTCAKIAKAVCKCIPPAQATDFLTAVLHSLLHVTPTCVKPLWKWVFIFLVEWHAAAHTVGARHVQ; the protein is encoded by the exons ATGTTCTCCGCTGCTTTCACCAGAAGCTGGTTTTATCGGACTTCCATGGGCTGGAAG GTCCAGCGGTGGCAGAAGATGGAGAGCGCCCAGGCCATTCGTGCTGCTCTCATGCGCACCTACAGCGGCATTGCGCTGCGTgcccccaaggagcagctgctcacccGCGTGGATAAAGAAATc cgggagagagccctgcaggtttgcaCGCAcgtgctgggagcttgcaaggagcGATTCGAGCTCATG agaggacgTCCTTGCAAGCGGTTCGGCTCCCTGGTGGGATTGCTGGCGACTCTGACCAGCGACTGCCTGGCCACGTCCCGCCAGAGGGCATGGGTCTGCCTTGGCTACCTTCTCCAAATGCAAG CCaggaccatggaggtggtgcctcaggcagatgagatcaggtgccttggtgaggagctgaacagcccagacaccGTGCAGACCTGtgccaaaatagcaaag gctgtttgcaagtgCATCCCTCCAGCGCAGGCTACAGACTTTCTGACTGCGGTCCTGCACAGCTTGCTGCACGTCACACCCACGTGTGTGAAGCCACTATGGAAGTGGGTGTTcatcttcctggtggaat GGCACGCAGCTGCTCATACGGTTGGGGCCAGGCACGTGCAGTGA